In Clostridium butyricum, the genomic stretch GTCAATATCAAGATTTACTTTTTTTATTGAATACACCATTGCAGCTCCTGAACAGGCATACATACTTCCTGCAACAATAGGTGTAACAAGTGCGTCAGCCATATGCATATCTCATTCCCCCTTTTAGATTTTTTATAAGACAATTAAAACTTCTCTATAATTTCTTTATATTAGTGCTCAATCATTTATCTGCTATATTTATATCCATACTTCCTGATCGAAATCCTTCAATATCTAATGTAATATATGAATAATTCAAAGTTTTTAAAAATTCCATAATACTTTTTCTACATTCCAAAAATTTTATCATGTCCTTATCATCAACTTCTATCCTCACAATATCTTTATGAACTCTCAGTCTTACATTATAAAATCCCAGCTTCCTTATAAAATCCTCGCCTTTTTCAACCTTTCTCATTTCCTCACTATTTAAAGATGTACCATAAGGAAATCTTGTTGCAAGGCATGGAGCAGAAGGTCTATCTGCAACTGAAATTTTGTATTCTTCTGCCATCTTTCTTACATCCTGCTTTGTAAAACCCATAAGCTGAAGAGGACTTATAACAGAAAGCTCCTTCAGAGCTTTAATTCCTGGCCTGTACACATGCATATCATCTTCATTGGTTCCATCAAAAACATTCTTGATATTAAGTTCTGCTGCTTTTTCCTTTATTTTTGTGAACAAGTGTTTTTTACAAAGATAACATCTGTTAACAGGATTATTTATTATGCCTGCATCTTTCAATTCATCAATTTTTAAT encodes the following:
- the larE gene encoding ATP-dependent sacrificial sulfur transferase LarE, with protein sequence MKDYKEKCTDLKNFIDKYTDNDIMIAFSGGVDSSLLLKIACDCSKKKSTKVYAVTLHTSLHPMKDIEIARKVANEFGAAHIILKIDELKDAGIINNPVNRCYLCKKHLFTKIKEKAAELNIKNVFDGTNEDDMHVYRPGIKALKELSVISPLQLMGFTKQDVRKMAEEYKISVADRPSAPCLATRFPYGTSLNSEEMRKVEKGEDFIRKLGFYNVRLRVHKDIVRIEVDDKDMIKFLECRKSIMEFLKTLNYSYITLDIEGFRSGSMDINIADK